The following coding sequences lie in one Sulfuricurvum sp. genomic window:
- a CDS encoding FAD-dependent oxidoreductase, with product MKRHRVVIVGGGYAGVKALNVLATSGLCDIVLIDQHPYHFLQTDAYELIANECSMTMVSIDLVALCLSYGEHVLYVKDTVREIDFENKHVLGENSGHPYDYLLLCAGSRTAYHSSIIGLREHSHGVKTLSGSLAFKQQFEQRLYEKMESEGGWRTEPFNIVIGGGGLSGVEIAAEMAHYVKIFHKDNTLTCENIHIFLIIPHENVLDGMEEYLVQQATKRLFELGVNIINHSRITSVEEHTLILNDKDSVHFDFMIFAGGIVASTLTSTLDIPKNKKGQLIVDDYLSLPSCAGAFAAGDIAELHDRGGNRIPPTAQSAERSAEHAAKNILSLMMNEAMIPSDLRMRGTLIALGGKYASVSLLGWIRFNGLVGYWIKTIVMRSYRFRIHLQCAKGLQLLQKKKPPCRKGF from the coding sequence ATGAAACGCCATCGTGTGGTTATCGTCGGCGGAGGATATGCAGGAGTTAAAGCTCTTAATGTTCTGGCTACGTCAGGCCTTTGCGACATCGTATTGATCGATCAGCACCCTTATCATTTTTTACAAACCGACGCATATGAATTGATTGCCAATGAGTGTTCCATGACGATGGTTTCGATCGATTTGGTAGCTCTTTGCCTGAGTTACGGCGAGCACGTACTGTATGTAAAAGATACGGTACGCGAGATCGATTTTGAGAATAAACATGTACTTGGAGAAAATTCGGGACACCCTTATGATTATCTGCTGCTGTGCGCAGGAAGCCGTACCGCATATCATAGTTCTATTATCGGTTTAAGAGAACATTCGCATGGTGTGAAAACTCTTTCAGGTTCTTTGGCATTCAAACAGCAGTTTGAACAGCGTTTGTATGAAAAAATGGAAAGCGAGGGGGGATGGCGAACCGAACCTTTTAATATCGTGATCGGGGGCGGAGGGTTAAGCGGTGTTGAAATTGCTGCTGAGATGGCACATTATGTAAAGATATTTCACAAAGACAATACGCTCACCTGTGAAAATATCCATATCTTTTTGATTATACCCCATGAAAACGTCCTGGACGGGATGGAAGAATACTTGGTGCAACAGGCAACAAAACGGCTGTTTGAACTCGGAGTAAACATTATCAATCACTCCCGTATTACGTCGGTTGAAGAGCATACTCTTATTCTTAACGATAAAGACTCTGTTCACTTTGATTTTATGATTTTTGCAGGGGGGATTGTAGCATCGACATTGACATCGACTCTGGATATTCCGAAAAACAAAAAAGGGCAATTAATCGTTGATGATTATCTCTCTCTTCCCTCCTGTGCAGGAGCATTTGCGGCCGGAGATATAGCCGAATTGCATGATCGAGGAGGAAACAGGATTCCGCCTACGGCTCAAAGCGCAGAACGAAGTGCTGAACATGCGGCCAAAAATATCCTGTCTCTTATGATGAATGAAGCAATGATTCCCTCTGATTTACGGATGCGCGGGACACTGATCGCTTTGGGCGGAAAATATGCCAGTGTCTCTTTGCTGGGATGGATTCGGTTCAACGGATTGGTAGGCTATTGGATCAAGACGATCGTGATGCGAAGCTATCGTTTTCGAATCCATTTGCAATGTGCGAAAGGTCTTCAGCTGTTGCAAAAAAAGAAACCTCCATGCCGAAAGGGATTTTAA
- a CDS encoding aminoacetone oxidase family FAD-binding enzyme codes for MKQYDVIILGGGASGLMCAAQLREHSSLSVAVIEGNSRPALKLKASGGGKCNLTNVEVDTSHFLGDEALVSHALSIFSKEALLEYFHKRGLRPVIRKERYYFCPKSSDEVISILLGRAQGSDMLLNHKILLVEGENPFTVSTDKGKFQAKRVVVATGGASYKELGASDIGLKIAQQYGIKTVPFIPALVGLTLQPKEFWMKELSGVSFPARIHVAGKTLDEDFLFAHKGISGLVVLSASLYWHRGEIVIDFLPDFDLGTIKNEKKLLSTALPLPKRFMKAFLDAVGLEDKPCNRLSEVERSTLALIRNYAMAPSGTFGFSKAEACRGGIACEEIDPLSMETKKVKGLYCIGEAVDVTGELGGYNFQWAFSSAVVCSNAIIKQ; via the coding sequence ATGAAGCAGTACGATGTCATCATTTTAGGGGGCGGTGCAAGCGGCCTCATGTGTGCCGCACAGCTTCGGGAGCATAGTTCGCTGAGTGTAGCCGTTATTGAGGGAAATTCCCGTCCGGCATTGAAACTAAAAGCCTCAGGAGGAGGGAAGTGCAACCTCACCAATGTGGAAGTGGATACCAGCCATTTTTTGGGTGATGAGGCATTGGTTTCCCATGCTCTGAGTATTTTTTCCAAAGAGGCTCTTCTGGAGTATTTTCACAAAAGAGGGCTGCGTCCGGTGATCCGGAAAGAGCGTTACTATTTTTGCCCCAAAAGCAGTGATGAGGTGATTTCGATTTTACTCGGACGTGCTCAGGGGAGCGATATGCTTTTGAACCATAAGATTCTTTTGGTTGAGGGGGAAAATCCGTTTACGGTATCGACTGACAAAGGGAAATTCCAAGCGAAGCGTGTCGTAGTAGCAACGGGCGGTGCGAGCTATAAAGAACTCGGTGCGAGTGATATCGGTCTCAAAATCGCCCAACAGTACGGGATCAAAACCGTTCCGTTTATTCCGGCTTTGGTAGGACTCACGTTACAGCCGAAAGAGTTTTGGATGAAAGAGCTTAGCGGAGTTAGTTTTCCAGCCCGTATCCATGTCGCGGGTAAAACGTTAGATGAAGATTTTCTTTTCGCGCACAAAGGGATCAGCGGACTGGTCGTCCTTTCGGCTTCGCTTTACTGGCATCGCGGTGAGATAGTAATCGATTTTTTACCCGATTTTGATTTGGGGACGATCAAAAATGAGAAAAAGCTCCTCAGTACCGCACTGCCGTTGCCGAAACGGTTTATGAAAGCATTTCTGGATGCCGTAGGGTTGGAAGATAAGCCCTGTAACCGCTTATCTGAAGTCGAACGTTCAACGTTGGCATTAATCCGCAATTACGCGATGGCTCCTTCCGGAACATTCGGTTTTAGCAAAGCCGAAGCATGTCGCGGTGGGATAGCATGCGAAGAGATCGATCCGCTGAGTATGGAAACGAAAAAAGTCAAAGGGCTTTATTGTATCGGTGAAGCGGTGGATGTGACGGGAGAACTGGGAGGATACAACTTTCAGTGGGCATTTAGTTCCGCTGTCGTGTGTTCCAATGCAATAATAAAACAGTGA
- a CDS encoding ferric reductase-like transmembrane domain-containing protein, with the protein MRILIWIGALLPIVYALLRFSAEFQPEWLHGFFMYLEHFVPLTLSKFPNDPLKFLTNLSGNSAFWLLALTLTFTPVRVFLKLNLIRYRRTAGLFSFFYVLIHAMLFIGIDQEFHIHGVIHEVVTKPFIAYGMGAFIIMLTMALTSSKKLFGMFRTWHRMVYIAVVLIVVHYLMSHKTITWDNIAMGGVLISLLVLRLIKR; encoded by the coding sequence ATGAGAATACTTATTTGGATAGGTGCGTTACTTCCTATTGTGTATGCATTGCTGCGCTTCAGTGCTGAATTTCAGCCGGAATGGTTACATGGTTTTTTTATGTATTTAGAACATTTTGTCCCATTAACACTATCCAAATTCCCGAACGATCCTTTAAAGTTTCTAACCAATTTATCGGGCAACAGTGCATTTTGGCTTTTAGCACTTACCCTGACATTTACCCCCGTACGCGTATTTTTAAAACTCAATCTTATCCGATATCGCCGTACAGCCGGATTGTTCTCTTTTTTTTATGTGTTGATTCATGCGATGCTTTTTATCGGGATTGATCAGGAATTTCATATTCACGGTGTGATCCATGAAGTGGTGACGAAGCCTTTTATTGCTTACGGGATGGGGGCTTTTATTATTATGCTCACGATGGCGCTTACCTCGAGCAAAAAACTGTTCGGAATGTTCAGAACATGGCACAGAATGGTCTATATCGCTGTCGTGTTGATTGTGGTCCACTATTTGATGAGCCATAAAACGATCACATGGGACAATATTGCCATGGGCGGGGTTCTTATATCTCTTCTGGTTCTTCGGCTGATTAAACGATGA
- the msrP gene encoding protein-methionine-sulfoxide reductase catalytic subunit MsrP has translation MLRRTNYDVIPSSEITSEQVYRERRELMKLGAAAALLGTSPLMAALGYEKAKSPLELTSFDQITTYNNFYEYSTDKESPAKLAKNLKTRPWTLHVGGEVQKTQTLDIDTLIKKIPLEERIYRFRCVEGWAMVVPWVGFSLSSLLKQAGLTSKSKYVEFETLFDPAQFPAQRQTFGNIPFPYREGLRIDEAMHPLTLLAVGLYGKELLPQNGAPIRLVVPWKYGFKSIKSIVKITLSEHQTRSTWNQLAPNEYGFYANVNPAVDHPRWSQARERVLGKFFKQDTLAFNGYGADVAHLYKNMDLKKFY, from the coding sequence ATGCTTAGACGAACCAATTATGATGTGATACCTTCATCTGAGATAACATCCGAGCAGGTTTACCGTGAACGGAGGGAGTTGATGAAACTGGGTGCGGCGGCAGCGCTGTTGGGAACGTCACCGCTAATGGCGGCACTGGGATATGAAAAAGCCAAAAGCCCTCTGGAACTGACGTCGTTTGATCAAATTACGACGTATAACAATTTTTATGAATACAGTACCGATAAAGAATCACCTGCAAAACTTGCCAAAAATCTTAAAACCCGGCCATGGACGCTTCATGTCGGAGGAGAAGTGCAAAAAACACAAACACTTGATATCGATACACTGATTAAAAAAATACCGTTGGAAGAGCGGATATACCGTTTCCGTTGTGTTGAGGGATGGGCGATGGTGGTACCGTGGGTGGGATTTAGTCTCTCATCTTTGCTAAAACAAGCCGGATTGACTTCCAAAAGCAAATACGTTGAGTTTGAAACGCTCTTTGATCCAGCCCAATTTCCGGCACAACGGCAAACTTTTGGTAATATTCCGTTTCCATACCGAGAAGGGCTTCGAATCGATGAAGCGATGCACCCGCTTACTCTTCTAGCAGTAGGTTTATACGGCAAAGAATTATTACCTCAAAACGGTGCTCCGATTCGGCTTGTCGTACCTTGGAAATATGGGTTTAAAAGTATTAAAAGTATTGTCAAAATTACCCTCAGCGAACACCAAACACGTTCGACGTGGAATCAATTAGCACCAAATGAGTACGGGTTTTATGCCAACGTCAACCCTGCCGTCGATCATCCGAGGTGGTCTCAAGCGCGCGAACGGGTACTTGGAAAATTTTTTAAACAAGATACGCTGGCCTTTAACGGCTATGGCGCAGATGTGGCGCATTTGTATAAAAATATGGATTTAAAAAAGTTTTACTAA
- the rimO gene encoding 30S ribosomal protein S12 methylthiotransferase RimO — protein MSKKLHIVSLGCTKNLVDTEVMLGRLKDFEMTDASGEADVIIVNTCGFIDAAKQESLNTIFNLDAGRKKDSVLVMAGCLSERYKEELSKELSEVDIFTGVGDYDKIDELLAAKQSRFTPEVYLIDGAERVVTGSTYHAYIKLSEGCNQVCSFCAIPSFKGKLHSRDLESIAKEVEGLVTKGYYDFSFVSQDSSSYLRDQNIQDGLIHLIKRIELIDGVKSARILYLYPSTTTLKLIKTIGDSKVFHNYFDMPIQHINDEMLKIMKRGFGKEKTLELLNAMKALPSSFIRTSFIVGHPKESEAMFDEMAEFANTFGFDRINVFSYSDEEGTSAYTMEDKIPCKVINARAKKLGKIASSVEDESLKKLVGQEIALVIDGESDEHEYLLSARALLWAPDVDGEIYVNDREIEGELTFGKIYRARITELAEKRPLATVTGDV, from the coding sequence ATGTCCAAAAAGCTCCACATTGTCTCTTTAGGCTGTACTAAAAATCTCGTCGATACCGAGGTTATGCTTGGACGGCTGAAAGATTTTGAAATGACCGATGCAAGCGGTGAGGCGGATGTTATTATCGTCAACACCTGCGGATTCATCGATGCTGCAAAACAAGAGTCGCTGAACACTATCTTCAATCTTGATGCGGGACGTAAAAAAGATTCGGTTCTGGTTATGGCGGGATGTCTTTCCGAACGCTACAAAGAGGAACTTTCCAAAGAGCTCAGCGAAGTCGATATCTTCACCGGTGTCGGCGATTACGACAAGATCGACGAGCTGCTCGCCGCCAAACAAAGCCGTTTTACCCCTGAAGTCTATCTCATTGACGGTGCGGAACGTGTTGTTACGGGTTCGACCTATCACGCCTACATCAAACTCTCCGAAGGGTGCAATCAAGTGTGCAGTTTCTGCGCCATCCCTTCGTTTAAAGGAAAACTCCACTCGCGCGATTTGGAGAGCATCGCAAAAGAAGTCGAAGGTCTGGTTACAAAAGGGTATTACGATTTCAGTTTCGTATCCCAAGACTCCAGTTCCTATCTGCGTGATCAGAATATCCAAGACGGCCTTATCCACCTCATCAAACGGATCGAACTGATCGACGGAGTCAAAAGTGCACGCATTTTGTATCTCTATCCTTCGACAACAACGCTGAAACTGATCAAAACCATCGGCGATTCAAAAGTGTTCCATAACTACTTCGACATGCCGATCCAGCACATCAACGACGAAATGTTGAAAATCATGAAACGCGGATTCGGGAAAGAGAAAACGCTGGAACTGCTCAATGCGATGAAAGCATTGCCGTCCTCATTTATCCGTACCAGTTTCATCGTCGGTCATCCAAAAGAAAGCGAAGCGATGTTCGACGAAATGGCAGAGTTTGCAAACACTTTCGGATTTGACCGTATCAACGTCTTCAGCTACTCCGATGAGGAGGGGACAAGCGCCTATACGATGGAGGATAAAATCCCTTGCAAAGTGATCAATGCACGTGCTAAAAAACTGGGGAAAATCGCCTCGAGTGTCGAAGATGAAAGTTTGAAGAAATTAGTCGGCCAAGAAATCGCCCTCGTCATCGACGGAGAGAGTGACGAGCACGAATACCTCCTTAGCGCACGTGCATTACTCTGGGCTCCGGATGTGGACGGTGAAATCTATGTTAACGACCGAGAGATCGAGGGTGAACTCACTTTCGGAAAAATCTACCGTGCCCGCATTACCGAACTCGCCGAGAAACGGCCTCTTGCTACCGTAACGGGCGATGTCTGA
- the tilS gene encoding tRNA lysidine(34) synthetase TilS, with protein sequence MSDLLHLDLLNEGRVLLAFSGGVDSTALFHLLCEHKIAFDIAHVNYHMRENSDAEEASAIALAQKHSMQCHLHSCRLGGANFESRARDERYRFFNYLMSKHGYTYLLTAHQLNDRLEWLMMQMCRGSGLPEMLGIRSHDKRDGIEILRPLLEWDRESIEAYLHRHSIPHHIDESNADERYTRNFFRHRFSAPMMREYRDAIRRSFRYLEEDNDALIETMDFTTIDQLSYAHNPSSLRSLLYGIDTFFKTNGYLLSQHDKEALKGGGEHIIGRRFVVSIDTNYTFIAPYEHSVVMDKGFREECRELKISSKLRGYLYGAPRAYDVMRRLKGALTPLRFD encoded by the coding sequence ATGTCTGATCTGCTCCATCTGGATCTTCTAAACGAGGGAAGAGTCCTCCTTGCCTTCTCGGGAGGGGTCGATTCAACCGCCCTATTCCATCTGCTCTGTGAGCATAAAATCGCTTTCGACATTGCACACGTTAACTACCATATGCGCGAAAACAGTGATGCTGAAGAAGCAAGTGCGATCGCTTTAGCCCAAAAACACTCGATGCAATGCCATCTCCATTCCTGCCGTCTCGGCGGTGCCAATTTTGAATCCCGTGCCCGTGACGAGCGGTACCGATTTTTTAACTATCTGATGAGCAAACACGGATACACCTATCTCCTCACCGCACATCAGCTCAATGACCGTCTGGAATGGCTTATGATGCAGATGTGTCGCGGATCTGGGCTGCCTGAAATGCTGGGGATCCGATCACACGACAAACGTGACGGAATAGAAATTTTACGCCCCCTGCTCGAGTGGGACCGTGAATCGATCGAAGCGTATCTGCACCGGCACAGCATCCCTCACCATATCGATGAGAGCAATGCGGATGAACGCTATACCCGTAATTTTTTTCGTCACCGTTTCAGTGCTCCTATGATGCGTGAATACCGGGATGCGATTCGTCGAAGCTTCCGTTATCTGGAAGAAGATAACGACGCATTGATAGAAACAATGGACTTTACAACCATAGATCAGCTCTCCTATGCCCATAATCCATCCTCCCTCCGTTCCCTTCTCTACGGTATTGATACGTTTTTTAAAACGAACGGATATCTGTTAAGCCAACATGACAAAGAAGCATTAAAAGGGGGAGGAGAACACATTATCGGAAGACGTTTTGTTGTCTCTATTGATACAAACTATACGTTTATTGCTCCGTATGAGCATAGTGTTGTCATGGATAAAGGGTTTAGAGAAGAGTGCAGAGAGTTAAAGATCAGTTCAAAACTGCGAGGCTACCTTTACGGTGCCCCGAGGGCATATGATGTTATGCGTCGATTAAAAGGCGCTCTAACACCTCTTCGATTCGACTGA
- the lon gene encoding endopeptidase La: MQLSNYSSFPTNLPVIAEDELFLYPFMISPLFLNDEKNIAAAAEAIENNSLVIVCPVKPEHEGEREGGSIYDAGVIGSIMRKVVLPDGRIKVLFQGLARGHVIEMVNDNPLRAHVDLIASHAVNELKMDAILEVLREKVRALSQVSNYFPPDLLRTIEENHEYNRIVDLICSSIKIKKENAYKLFIERDPEKRFLMLIDELIEETEANKLQKEIRSKVHTRIEKVNKEYFLKEQLKQIQKELGTDTHRDEEIEEFRKKLEAKKEKMHPDAYKEINKQLERFARMHPDSADAGMIQTYLEWVLEIPYGEESKKPLNIHDVENQLNKDHFSLKKPKERILEFFSVKELLELRGIADKEGRGAILCFAGPPGVGKTSLANSIATALKRPLVRIALGGLEDVNELRGHRRTYIGAMPGRIVQGVIEAKKMNPVIVLDEIDKVAKSHRGDPTAVLLEILDPEQNTHFRDYYLNFNLDLSKAIFIATANDVGQIPGPLRDRMEFISVSSYTPQEKFQIAKQYLIPQELKKHGLKPSELSISKTALAEVIEKHTREAGVRNLRRRVADIVRKAAKKILEEPTTQKVNVSLKNLKDFLEKTIFEIDRTDHVDRIGVVNGLAWTAVGGDVLKIEAIRINGKGTLQLTGSLGDVMKESARIALSVVKTLIDEGKISVDHSIIPLSPAERESDTPLDASEVYKRFDLHVHVPDGATPKDGPSAGIAMSTVIASILANKKVRADIAMTGEVSLTGNVLPIGGLKEKLIAAHRAGMKLALIPQKNYDRDLNDIPDEVKGAIEIIGVSRIEEVLERLLIDA, encoded by the coding sequence ATGCAACTTAGTAACTACAGCTCTTTTCCGACAAATCTACCGGTTATTGCGGAAGATGAGCTTTTTCTATACCCATTTATGATTTCACCGCTCTTTTTGAACGATGAAAAAAATATTGCTGCGGCAGCCGAAGCGATTGAAAATAATTCTCTCGTTATTGTATGCCCGGTAAAACCGGAACATGAAGGAGAACGCGAGGGCGGCTCGATTTACGATGCCGGAGTCATCGGTTCGATCATGCGTAAAGTAGTTCTGCCTGACGGGCGGATTAAAGTATTGTTCCAAGGGCTTGCCCGAGGGCATGTAATCGAAATGGTCAATGATAATCCGTTACGTGCTCATGTCGATTTGATTGCATCACATGCAGTGAATGAGCTGAAGATGGATGCGATTTTGGAAGTACTACGCGAAAAAGTCCGTGCTTTGTCGCAGGTAAGTAATTATTTCCCTCCCGATTTGCTCCGTACGATCGAAGAAAATCACGAGTATAACCGAATCGTCGATCTCATTTGCAGTTCGATTAAAATCAAGAAAGAGAATGCGTACAAACTCTTTATCGAGCGTGATCCTGAAAAACGCTTTTTGATGCTAATCGATGAATTGATCGAAGAGACCGAAGCGAATAAGCTTCAAAAAGAGATCCGTTCAAAAGTACACACTCGTATTGAAAAGGTGAACAAAGAGTATTTCCTCAAAGAGCAGCTCAAACAGATCCAAAAAGAGCTTGGCACCGATACCCATCGTGACGAAGAGATCGAAGAATTCCGTAAAAAGCTCGAAGCCAAAAAAGAGAAAATGCATCCGGATGCGTATAAAGAGATCAACAAACAGTTGGAACGTTTTGCCCGTATGCACCCTGACAGTGCTGATGCTGGGATGATTCAGACCTATCTTGAATGGGTATTGGAAATCCCGTACGGTGAAGAGTCGAAAAAACCGCTCAATATTCACGATGTCGAAAATCAGCTCAACAAAGATCACTTCTCTCTCAAAAAACCGAAAGAGCGTATTTTAGAATTTTTCTCGGTCAAAGAGCTTCTGGAGCTGCGCGGAATTGCCGATAAAGAGGGACGCGGTGCGATCCTTTGTTTTGCGGGCCCTCCGGGTGTCGGTAAAACCTCGTTGGCCAATTCCATTGCAACAGCGCTTAAACGGCCGTTGGTGCGGATTGCATTGGGTGGACTCGAAGATGTCAATGAATTGCGTGGACATCGCCGTACTTACATAGGTGCGATGCCGGGGCGTATTGTTCAAGGGGTTATCGAAGCGAAAAAAATGAATCCGGTCATTGTCCTCGATGAGATCGATAAAGTGGCAAAATCCCATCGCGGCGATCCGACGGCGGTATTGCTCGAAATTCTCGATCCGGAACAAAACACCCATTTTAGAGATTATTATCTCAATTTCAATCTCGATCTTTCCAAAGCGATTTTTATCGCTACGGCAAATGATGTAGGACAGATTCCGGGACCGTTGCGCGACCGTATGGAATTTATCTCTGTGAGCAGTTACACGCCGCAGGAGAAATTCCAAATCGCAAAACAATATTTGATTCCCCAAGAGTTGAAAAAGCACGGGCTTAAACCGAGCGAACTGTCCATTTCGAAAACGGCTTTGGCTGAAGTGATCGAAAAACATACCCGTGAGGCGGGAGTCCGTAACCTTCGCCGCCGTGTGGCGGATATCGTCCGTAAAGCGGCGAAAAAGATTCTCGAAGAGCCGACGACTCAAAAAGTCAATGTGAGTTTGAAAAATCTTAAAGACTTTTTGGAAAAAACGATTTTTGAGATCGACCGTACCGACCATGTTGACCGAATCGGTGTCGTTAACGGGCTCGCTTGGACGGCAGTCGGCGGAGATGTTCTGAAAATCGAGGCAATTCGCATTAACGGGAAAGGAACGCTCCAGCTTACAGGTAGTTTGGGTGATGTGATGAAAGAGTCAGCCCGAATTGCACTTTCTGTCGTTAAAACGTTAATCGATGAAGGGAAAATCAGTGTGGATCATTCGATCATCCCTCTTTCACCTGCTGAGAGGGAAAGTGATACTCCGCTCGATGCGAGTGAAGTGTATAAGCGCTTTGATCTGCATGTGCATGTTCCGGATGGTGCTACACCTAAAGACGGTCCGAGTGCGGGGATTGCAATGTCCACGGTTATTGCATCTATTTTGGCTAACAAAAAAGTACGTGCTGATATCGCGATGACCGGTGAAGTGTCCCTCACCGGAAATGTCCTTCCGATCGGCGGACTCAAAGAAAAATTGATTGCGGCGCATCGTGCCGGGATGAAATTGGCATTGATTCCACAAAAAAATTATGATCGCGATTTGAACGATATCCCGGATGAAGTAAAAGGGGCAATCGAGATTATCGGTGTCAGTCGAATCGAAGAGGTGTTAGAGCGCCTTTTAATCGACGCATAA
- the bamD gene encoding outer membrane protein assembly factor BamD, with translation MIKTWLVAMALLILMTGCGSKEVEEYNKPAEYWYEKMVTSVSNGNLEKADSYFSSLQSEHIGSPFLAEATMIMAQAHMAHDEYLLAEHFLDEYIRRYATPEGREFAEFLKVKAKFLALPNPGRDQGLIDETLKGVDTFKMNYPYSIYISQVNTMETQLQLARGVLDEQIAQLYERLDKPKGAVYYRSMAPVTWIKPDEVVTANIPWYREMFEGDGSSSWYDFMIPKTRSVISMEDNESK, from the coding sequence ATGATTAAAACGTGGTTAGTCGCGATGGCACTCCTTATCCTAATGACCGGATGCGGCAGTAAAGAAGTGGAAGAGTATAACAAACCGGCAGAATATTGGTATGAAAAAATGGTTACGTCGGTTTCCAATGGGAATTTGGAAAAAGCGGACAGCTATTTTAGTTCCCTGCAAAGTGAACATATTGGGTCTCCATTTTTGGCAGAAGCGACGATGATTATGGCGCAGGCGCATATGGCGCATGATGAATATTTATTAGCCGAGCACTTTTTAGATGAGTATATCCGACGTTATGCAACTCCAGAGGGACGTGAGTTTGCCGAGTTTTTGAAAGTCAAAGCAAAATTTTTGGCGTTGCCGAATCCTGGACGGGATCAAGGGCTGATCGATGAGACCCTAAAAGGGGTTGATACATTCAAAATGAATTATCCCTATTCGATCTATATTTCTCAAGTCAACACGATGGAAACACAATTGCAACTCGCTCGTGGGGTGCTCGATGAACAGATCGCCCAATTGTACGAACGTTTGGATAAACCAAAAGGTGCGGTTTATTATCGTTCTATGGCTCCGGTCACATGGATTAAACCGGATGAAGTGGTCACTGCGAATATTCCATGGTACCGTGAAATGTTCGAAGGGGACGGCAGCAGCAGCTGGTATGATTTTATGATCCCGAAAACACGCAGTGTCATCTCAATGGAAGACAATGAGAGCAAATAA
- the fliW gene encoding flagellar assembly protein FliW, translating to MQFDLKLPLLGFETVSKMELQKIDEIFLRLESIGEGPSFTLINPFALREYSFDIPSSLQALMGITPESNLLIYNIMILQTPIEKSTINFVAPLIFNTDNQTMAQIIIDNRADFGIADPIKNYLKGSDNV from the coding sequence ATGCAGTTTGATTTAAAGCTTCCGTTGCTCGGTTTCGAAACGGTCTCCAAGATGGAACTCCAAAAAATAGACGAAATATTTTTACGTCTTGAAAGTATTGGAGAAGGACCATCCTTTACCCTTATCAACCCTTTTGCCTTGCGTGAATACTCTTTTGACATCCCCTCATCGCTTCAGGCATTAATGGGAATTACCCCCGAGAGCAATTTGCTCATTTATAATATCATGATATTGCAGACACCGATTGAAAAATCAACCATCAATTTTGTCGCTCCGCTCATTTTCAATACGGACAATCAAACAATGGCACAAATCATCATCGATAACCGAGCCGATTTCGGAATTGCAGACCCGATTAAAAATTATCTCAAAGGCTCAGACAATGTCTAA
- a CDS encoding pyrroline-5-carboxylate reductase, with the protein MSKSITFVGNGKMALALAKGLCEANVIEVIGRSMGAMEQFERELRAPVKKTLYSSADITNKTVILCVKPSNLSEVAPLLKGTAQTLYSVLAGTPLSALKSIQAHHYCRAMPNLAAEAGASMTSLVGDDEISANAIALFNTIGTTLWLNSEKELDIATALAGSGPAYLALIAEALCDGAVREGLKRDDAMVLMRGLFDGFGKLIQTVHPAILKDNVMSPGGTTAAGYGALEKGNVREGCMEAIRAAHGRAKEMK; encoded by the coding sequence ATGTCTAAATCCATCACCTTTGTCGGCAACGGTAAAATGGCTTTGGCCCTCGCCAAAGGGTTATGTGAAGCCAATGTGATTGAAGTGATCGGTCGTAGCATGGGTGCAATGGAACAGTTTGAACGAGAACTCAGAGCCCCCGTCAAAAAAACACTCTACAGTTCTGCAGATATTACCAATAAAACGGTCATCTTATGTGTTAAACCTTCTAACCTCAGTGAAGTTGCTCCGCTTCTCAAAGGGACAGCGCAAACACTCTATTCGGTTTTAGCCGGAACGCCTCTTTCAGCCCTTAAAAGCATCCAAGCGCACCATTACTGTCGTGCTATGCCCAATCTTGCTGCTGAAGCCGGTGCATCTATGACATCATTGGTCGGAGACGATGAGATTTCTGCCAATGCTATCGCTTTGTTTAATACCATCGGCACAACACTATGGCTAAACAGCGAAAAAGAACTGGACATTGCTACCGCCCTTGCCGGAAGCGGCCCAGCATATCTGGCTTTGATCGCCGAAGCACTCTGCGACGGAGCCGTACGAGAAGGATTAAAACGCGACGATGCGATGGTGTTGATGCGAGGGCTCTTTGATGGGTTCGGCAAACTGATCCAAACCGTTCATCCCGCCATTTTAAAAGATAATGTTATGAGCCCGGGCGGTACAACGGCTGCCGGGTACGGTGCGCTGGAAAAAGGAAATGTTCGCGAAGGGTGCATGGAAGCGATCCGTGCCGCTCATGGCAGAGCCAAAGAGATGAAGTAA